The Plutella xylostella chromosome 12, ilPluXylo3.1, whole genome shotgun sequence genome includes a window with the following:
- the LOC125489249 gene encoding E3 ubiquitin-protein ligase Ufd4-like, translating to MDDDDNDDATDSDNNDNAYQEVSRNLLSLMEEEALEAVRGNALLTGARPRRPWDDDFVLKRQFSALIPAFDPRPGRANLNQTTDLEIPLTEGSDIEDTPEPEPAPAPPAARLPALQLTLSANGASLPLDKPHWTLYRAVLALNAKQNRGDSHRDNVYTLVYKEIDGEVDSSSSAGSDVEDEEPCDPEHGLLGMEDALGGREAACCVQVLRRLLAVSPASATVPPAFLSHKLTGKLHQQLQEPLTLAAGAAPPCNTIM from the exons ATGGACGACGACGACAACGACGACGCGACTGATAGCGACAACAACGACAACGCTTACCAGGAG GTATCCCGCAACCTGCTCTCCCTAATGGAAGAAGAAGCCTTAGAAGCCGTACGAGGCAACGCTTTACTGACGGGcgcgcggccgcggcggccCTGGGACGACGACTTCGTGCTCAAGCGGCAGTTCTCGGCGCTCATCCCCGCCTTCGACCCCCGCCCGGGCCGCGCCAACCTCAACCAGACCACCG ACCTAGAGATCCCCCTAACCGAGGGCTCAGACATCGAAGACACACCTGAGCCCGAGccggcccccgcgccccccgcggcccGCCTGCCCGCCCTGCAGCTCACGCTCAGCGCCAACGGGGCTTCCCTGCCGCTGGACAAGCCGCACTGGACTTTGTACCGGGCCGTGCTGGCGTTGAATGCGAAGCAGAACCGCGGCGATTCACACAGGGATAATGTTTACAC GCTGGTATACAAAGAGATTGACGGTGAAGTGGATTCCTCTTCATCGGCAGGCAGCGACGTTGAGGACGAAGAGCCTTGTGATCCAG AGCACGGCCTCCTAGGCATGGAGGACGCGCTGGGCGGGCGCGAGGCGGCGTGCTGCGTGCAGGTGCTGCGGCGGCTGCTGGCCGTGTCGCCCGCGTCGGCGACCGTGCCGCCCGCCTTCCTGTCGCACAAGCTCACGGGCAAGCTGCATCAGCAGTTGCAGGAGCCGCTGACGTTGGCTGCCGGGGCTGCGCCGCCTTG CAATACAATCATGTAA